The Candidatus Falkowbacteria bacterium genome includes the window TCATCGCCATCCCTTTTCATCGACTCGAAAGTTCTCTCCAAAAAAACGCCTTCTTGCCGCCCCCACATGAATTGCGGGTCGCCCGGCTTCATCGTGTCATAACCATGGACCTGGTCAAAACCGATCTCTGACATGAACTTGCCCGTCTGCTCGAATTCCAAGCGGCTGCTCGCGTAAAAGCTGCTCTTATAGCCCAGCGGCTTCAACAGTTTTGGCAAACACCGGACCTCGATGCTGCGGCCGTCAGAAACCAAGTCTTTCGCGAATGAGCTTGGTAAAGAGCACAGGATATTCTCTTGGGCCAAAATCGTCTGGACGCTGTTGCTATAAAACCCGGGGAAATAAAATCCTTGGCTGGCGATTTTCAAAAAATTTGGAGTCGTGCTCGGGCTGGCCAAGCGGGCGTTGAAGCTCTCCATCTGAAGCATGACGATATGTTTCAGATTGCTCTCTATGCTCTGCCCGTCCAAAGGCTTGGCTGACAGCGGCTTCAGCCTGACTGACTCCTCTACCAAGGGATCATAAATCCGCTCCTGATAAAAATCGACGCCCTTGTTGCCGTTCGCCACTTGCTTAACGAAAGCGAACAGCTCGTTGTCTGCTATCCGCAAACTGGCGATCACGACAACAAACAAGATAACCGATGTTCTTATGCTGGCTTTCTTGAACCTTGAAAATATAAGTGCATTTAAACTGGCTGTGACCAAAAGCAGCAAAACCAACCACATGTAGCTTCGCCCCAAGTAGACGAACTCCTGCCAGCGGCGAGCAGCTAACAGCATGTCGAGCGGCGCGCCAACCACGGCCGAGTAGGAAACCAAGAAATAATAAGCGAAAAGCACCGTAGCCGAGGTGATTGAACCAAGCGCTGCTGGACGAAGAGAAGCTGCCAGATACCAAAACAGAAAAAATTGAGCTGCCCCGAAGATGGCCTTGAAGTGGCCTGCCCCGACTTCAAATGACAACGCAAAAAAAATCCCGTTGGATAGCAAAAACAAGGCCACACCATAATAGGCAGCGTATTCTTTAATATGATTTGCTAATTTATTTTTCATTATTGCCCGCCGGAGAGCTTAATTTTTACAGAAGGCGATTGCCAAGCCATCTTCAAAACAGTTGCGCCATTCTTTGGCCGACTTCAAATAATCGATCAGATGACTATCGGCCCTAAGGTCGCTCTCTGTTATTCCGAAAAGCAGCCTGTTAAACCAAGTAATCTCTGGGTCACGCGGTTTGCTCAGCATGACCATATCGATCCGATGCTTCTTAAGATATTTGTCTGCCTCGCCCTCTTTGAAAAAACGATGATACTCTTCAAGAATCGTGTGGTCTTCGTATCCGTGTTGCGGCTGTCGTCCGTCAACGAACAAGGGAAGACCGGGCCACTGCCACAACAGGTAACCGCCCCAGTTGAAATCATTAAGCACCCTGGCCGGCGCAGGAACAGACGATTTCAACTCGGCCACAGCGGCGCAAGGGAAATAGCCGCAATAATAATCGAATGGGCTGTTCGTAAAACTAACCTTCGTAAAACAGAATGCGGCGAGGCTGAAAAATACTGCGGAGCCCGTGCCGATAATGATTCTAGCCCTCTTTGAAACGAGCCATTGGCGGACATTGGCAACGACAAATTCTTTTGAAAATATATCAACCAGCCAAGGAAGACTGACAACGGCCAAAAGAGGCGTGTGTCGGCGCGACTTGAGCGACATCACCCAAAAAAGGAGCACTAAGCTCAGCCACCACAAATCAATTTTGAATCCACGGCTCCTGTTGATTACTTTGACCAAGACCAAAATCAAGGCAGTCGCGACCAAGCAAAGATAGAGGACGACTAACGGTTGCTGCGGGAAAAAGTAAAATGGCATCCACTCGCTAATCGCAGTCAAATAATAGGTGTTTCCGAAAGAAAAAAAGAAATCATACATTTTCCAGCCATAAGGATTGACCAGCGTAGAAGCGGCCGCTAAGACAGCCCATAGCCCGAAGACTCTCACCCTCTCGAGTGGCAAGGTTTGAGAAAAATCGATAAATTTAAGCCTGTCTTGCCATCTCCTGCCAAAATCAAGAAGCGCCATCAGGACGAAATAGCCCAAGAGCAGAGCCAGACCGACCAAAAAACCTGCGTGGAGGTTGGCCCAGATCAGAAAAAGCGGCACCAGCCAATACAAGTCCTTGCTTCTGCGGCTTTTCTGAAAATTATCAATCACAGAGAGCTCAAGCAAAAGTCCTAATAAAGTCACTTCCTGCATTCTGACTCCTAGGCTATGTCTGGCCGCAAAATACGCCAAGAAGCCGAGCGCGAAAAACCAAAATACGCTTTTTTCCAATCTTGCAAACTGGCGACGATAAAGAATGATAAAAACCGCCAAAATGATAGCGGCAAAAAATATAGATACAGTGATATACCCGAGCCTATCATACAAAAAATAAGTCACAGCATCGATCAACCACTCGTGGTCGACCCAGGCTGCTCCAGGCAAAGTGTGGCTGTAATCGGCGACTTGAGGGACCTGGCCATTTTTCAGAATCTCTTTGCCAGCCAACAAATGCCAGCCAAAATCATTATCAAGATAGCTGAATGAATTGCCAAGCAGTAAAACAACAAATAAGCTGACTAGGCTAAGTGACAGGATTTTAAGATGTATATTCTTGATTGATTCCATAACAACCCCATTATAACACATCAAGCGCCCGCGTGGACAACCGGCTGCGGTTGGCTTGATGGAATATTTTTATGCTATATTAAAGAAATGAGCAATCAAAACTCGACCCTCAATCAAGCCATCAGCAGCGCATCCCCCTTCTTGAAAGGCCTGGCCATAATCGGCATCATCCTTCATCACTACTACCGCGGCCTTTACGGCATCACCCAGAATGTCCAGTGGATTTATTCGCAAAATTTTCTTGAAACTTTTTTGAAGAGCTTCTTCTCTGGCCTATCCGAGGCATTCATCGCCTCTTTCTACTACCTCGGCTACATGGGGGTGAGCATTTTCTTCGTTTTGAGCGGCTGGGGACTGGCCATGTCCGCCCTGAAAAGAGGGCCTGAAAAATTCGCCTTATCCGGATATTTTAAAAGCCGGGCCCAAAAGATTTTCCCTCTTTTCCTGGCTAGCTTGTTTTTTTTCGGACTTCTGTTTTACGGCCAAGGGGGCAAAGGGCTTGCTGACGAGCTTCTTGGTTCCCTGGCAAAGCTTCTACTCCTGACAAACTACTCCCCCTCGGCGATATTTACAATCAATCCTTCTTATTGGTTCCTGGGGACAATTGCAATATTGTACATACTTTTCCCGATCATTTTTTTGGCGACCCTTAAAAGCCCTAAAATCACCCTGCTCACAACCATATCAATCGCTTACCTGGCAACCATTGCCATCCAACTATCCCCCTTGCAGCAATGGCACCCCTTTTTCGCCATGGGAGGTTTTCCCTTGGCTAAAATAGGCGAGTTCTCCCTCGGAGTGTTCGCTGCCATAATCATCAATGAACAAAAAACTGATTCAGCTTCATTTTTTAAGGACTACAAATACACCGTCATCGCCATTCTTCTGCTACTTCTGGGGCTGTATTCTTTCAGCAATCCATTTGCCTATCCGTTGCATCCGATCTTGATGGTTATCCCAATCATCTTCTTCTCCATAAAAACCTTTCGTTTTGCCAATTTCTGGCCAAAATTACTGAAACCGATAACTTATGCCGGGCTTTACAGCTACTCTGCTTTCCTGTTGCACCGCCCGTTTGTCGATGCCTGGGTCAATATCAACGATCAAAACTCAGCCCCTATTTTTTACGGCCTGCTTTTTCTGCTTGCATCGGTAGTTTTGCCCTCATTATTCGAAATAACTTGCAACAAAACCACAACTCCGCTTTTGAGCTCCGGAATCGGCAAAGCTTTTGATCATTTTTCCCATAAAAATCATTTCTAGGCTTGGCGAGTTTACCATGCACCAAGCCCGTTTCACCTTGACTTTTGGCCATTTTTATTGTAAATTTAAATAAATTTACGGCGCATTGTCGTTTTTATTATTTACACTATGAATGTCAGCGAACTAGCCCGCATACTAAAACTAACCCCTCAAGAATTGCGCGACAAATTGCCGCAACTCGGTTTTCATATTGGCCAAAAAGCCATCAAAATCGACCACCGCATCGCCAATAAAATCATTAACCAATGGCCAACTTTAAGCAAAAAGTTGGCAACTCCACAATCTTTCAAAGATAGGCAATCTGCCAGGGAAAACCAAGTGCCTACGGTCAAAAAGGTAGTTTCTCTTCCAAGCTTCATAACGGTCAGGGATTTTGCAGCCCTGGCCAACTTACCGGTCAATAAAGTCCTTGGCGAGCTGATGAAAAACGGCATTTTCGCTTCTTTGAACGAAAGGATCGATTTTGAAACAGCAGCCGTTGTCGGAACCGACCTCGGACTTGAAATCAAGGCCGATGCCGACACTTCGGAAACGACTGAACAGGAAGTCAGCAAGCTGACAACCATCATCCAAAAAGAAAAAAGCGAGGACATGCTAGAACGGGCTCCGGTCATCGTTGTTATGGGCCATGTCGACCACGGCAAGACCAAGCTTCTGGATGCCATCCGCTCGACGGATGTAGTGGCCGGTGAGGCTGGCGGCATCACACAGCATATCGGTGCCTACCAAGTCACTCGCAAAAATCAGCGCTTAACCTTTATCGATACCCCCGGACACGAAGCCTTTACGGCCATGCGTAGCCGTGGCGCCAAAATCGCCGATATCGCCATCTTGGTCGTAGCGGCCGACGACGGCGTCAAGCCGCAAACGATCGAAGCTTTCCGCATCATCGAAGCGGCCAAACTGCCCTTCATCGTGGCGATCAACAAGATTGATAAGCCCGAGGCCAATCTGGACAAGACCAAGCAAGAGCTTTCCGGACAGCTCGGCATCGTCCCTGAAGACTGGGGCGGCAAAACCGTTTGCGTCCCTATCTCCGCACGCGAAGGCACGGGCATCGAAGACCTTTTAGACATGATTCTTCTTACTGCTGAAGTCGAGCAATCAAATATCAAAGCCAACCCTCAGGCTCCGGCCGTCGGCACCATCATTGACTCACGCATCGACAAAGGCGAAGGCCCGGTCGCGACAGTCCTGATACAGAACGGCACCCTGAAAATCGCCGACCAACTCCTGTTTGACGGAAAAGTTTTCGGCAAAGTCCGAGCCCTGAAGAACTACCGCGGCGAAAGCATCGATGAGGCCGGACCCTCTACTCCGGTCAAAATCATCGGTCTGAAAGTTGCCCCCCTAGTCGGAGACATCCTGGAAACCGGAGAGGGCGAAAAGGTCAAATTTAAGAACATCAAAACCGGCCTGAATAAGCCCGAAAGCGCTGTTGCCTCCCAAGCCGACGATTCAGGCGCCAAAAAGATAAACCTCATCATCAAAAGCGATGTGCTTGGATCAGCAGAAGCTATCGAAGAATCCCTAGAAAAAATCGGCAACCAGGACATCAAGGTAAAAATAATCAATAAGGGTCTAGGCAATATCGGCGAAGGCGATGTCGTCAGGGCCGATGCGGCGAAGGCCCAGATCGTCGGCTTCCACGTCAAAGCTGCTCCGCAAGCCGAGGACTTGGCACGCGAAAAAGGCGTATCGATCAAGCTTTACCAGATCATTTACGATTTGATCGATGACGTTAAACAGCAGATGCAAGACCTGCTTGAGCCGGAAATCCGTCGCGTCGAGCTAGGCAAGCTCCACGTGAAAGCCATTTTCCGCTCGGACGCCAACGAACAGATTTTCGGAGGCAAAGTCGTAGCTGGCAAGATAGAGAAGGACAGCTTGATTGAAATCGAACGTGGCGGATTGATTATCGGGCAAGGCAAGATTACCGAACTCCAATCCGGCAAGCAGACAGTGAGCTCGGTCGAAGTGGGCGAGGAGTGCGGCATCAAATACCAGGGCGACTCGGTCAAGGAAAATGATATACTCTACTTCTACAAAGAAGAAAAGATTGCCAAAAAATTATAGCCGATTATGCATAAGACTGAACAAATAAACGACCTGCTTCGTTTCGAGCTTGCCAAGCTGATCGAAGAGCATGTCAATCTCGACGGCGCTTTGATAACCATTTCTTTCGTAGACTGCTCGCCCGACTTACGCTACGCCCGCATATCCGTATCTGTCCTACCGGAAAAGTTCTTCGGCTCAGCCATAGCGGAACTCCGAAAGCACAGCGGCTCATTCAGCAAATATCTGCGCAAGCATACCCGGCTGCGCCAGATCCCGAAGCTGGTCTGGGCCGTAGACGACACCGAAGTCAAGGCAGCTGAAATCGATGAGATTCTCAAAACGATAAACCAGCAACAACAATAATGAAAACCGCCTTAGGGCG containing:
- a CDS encoding acyltransferase, translated to MSNQNSTLNQAISSASPFLKGLAIIGIILHHYYRGLYGITQNVQWIYSQNFLETFLKSFFSGLSEAFIASFYYLGYMGVSIFFVLSGWGLAMSALKRGPEKFALSGYFKSRAQKIFPLFLASLFFFGLLFYGQGGKGLADELLGSLAKLLLLTNYSPSAIFTINPSYWFLGTIAILYILFPIIFLATLKSPKITLLTTISIAYLATIAIQLSPLQQWHPFFAMGGFPLAKIGEFSLGVFAAIIINEQKTDSASFFKDYKYTVIAILLLLLGLYSFSNPFAYPLHPILMVIPIIFFSIKTFRFANFWPKLLKPITYAGLYSYSAFLLHRPFVDAWVNINDQNSAPIFYGLLFLLASVVLPSLFEITCNKTTTPLLSSGIGKAFDHFSHKNHF
- a CDS encoding translation initiation factor IF-2 encodes the protein MNVSELARILKLTPQELRDKLPQLGFHIGQKAIKIDHRIANKIINQWPTLSKKLATPQSFKDRQSARENQVPTVKKVVSLPSFITVRDFAALANLPVNKVLGELMKNGIFASLNERIDFETAAVVGTDLGLEIKADADTSETTEQEVSKLTTIIQKEKSEDMLERAPVIVVMGHVDHGKTKLLDAIRSTDVVAGEAGGITQHIGAYQVTRKNQRLTFIDTPGHEAFTAMRSRGAKIADIAILVVAADDGVKPQTIEAFRIIEAAKLPFIVAINKIDKPEANLDKTKQELSGQLGIVPEDWGGKTVCVPISAREGTGIEDLLDMILLTAEVEQSNIKANPQAPAVGTIIDSRIDKGEGPVATVLIQNGTLKIADQLLFDGKVFGKVRALKNYRGESIDEAGPSTPVKIIGLKVAPLVGDILETGEGEKVKFKNIKTGLNKPESAVASQADDSGAKKINLIIKSDVLGSAEAIEESLEKIGNQDIKVKIINKGLGNIGEGDVVRADAAKAQIVGFHVKAAPQAEDLAREKGVSIKLYQIIYDLIDDVKQQMQDLLEPEIRRVELGKLHVKAIFRSDANEQIFGGKVVAGKIEKDSLIEIERGGLIIGQGKITELQSGKQTVSSVEVGEECGIKYQGDSVKENDILYFYKEEKIAKKL
- a CDS encoding ribosome-binding factor A, whose translation is MHKTEQINDLLRFELAKLIEEHVNLDGALITISFVDCSPDLRYARISVSVLPEKFFGSAIAELRKHSGSFSKYLRKHTRLRQIPKLVWAVDDTEVKAAEIDEILKTINQQQQ
- a CDS encoding sulfatase-like hydrolase/transferase — translated: MKNKLANHIKEYAAYYGVALFLLSNGIFFALSFEVGAGHFKAIFGAAQFFLFWYLAASLRPAALGSITSATVLFAYYFLVSYSAVVGAPLDMLLAARRWQEFVYLGRSYMWLVLLLLVTASLNALIFSRFKKASIRTSVILFVVVIASLRIADNELFAFVKQVANGNKGVDFYQERIYDPLVEESVRLKPLSAKPLDGQSIESNLKHIVMLQMESFNARLASPSTTPNFLKIASQGFYFPGFYSNSVQTILAQENILCSLPSSFAKDLVSDGRSIEVRCLPKLLKPLGYKSSFYASSRLEFEQTGKFMSEIGFDQVHGYDTMKPGDPQFMWGRQEGVFLERTFESMKRDGDESKSLAYITFEATNHWPFNNASATNSAELKFSDRLSGSMAKQDEYLGELISGLDSVYPEKDYVLFVFGDHSWPAAIQSDNYFNQRGALDENFLTSLAVFVGGRKVGRTIDSGSYSHMDTLPTIMELVGQPLPTTRFRRSYASVLEGQNPAEKGKSILLIQPYSDRFLVWMDQTDRYSFNLKQGKITKTAQDGTSPKAEQIVAGTLNDSINLFFNLVK